ACCAGATTGTGGCAGCTTATCACGACGACATAGGTATTACGACTGATTATATACCCGAAGAATCACTGCATCCACGGGTAGCTGATTTGTCTTTGAGCGATATTGCGCCAGACCCCGAGGTACCCGCGACTGAAGTGCTGGATGTATTGATGTACATTCGCACATTGGCTGTGCCCAAACGCGGCGATATTACCCCCCAGGTTCAACGAGGGGATATGCTTTTCAATCAGATAGGGTGTGCGTCTTGCCATGTACCCGTGTTAAAAACAGGTCCGAGCAAAATACCCTCTCTCAATTTTGTGGACGCGCCGCTTTATACTGATATGCTGTTGCACGACATGGGGCCAGGTCTGGCTGACAACAGAGCCGATTGGACTGCCAATGGACGCGAGTGGCGCACTCCTCCTCTTGTGGGTTTGCGCCTGGCGGCTGATAATTTGGGTGGCACCGTTCACTATTTGCACGATGGCCGCACAACCAATTTGAGTGAAGCTATTTTGACGCATGGCGGCGAAGCACAGGCTTCACGCGAGCGGTTTGCGGGATTGAGCGCAGAGGATAAAGAAGCACTGCTTGCGTTTTTGCTTTCGCTATAGGCACTATTATTATGAGTCGATCCGAATGCGAATCTCATCTGACGCGTCGCGAGTTCCTGGCGACTTCACATGTGCTGGTTGCCAGTGTGGCTTCTGCGTGTGCAACCGCGTCTGTTTACCGGATTGGCACTACAGATGGTCGGGTACTGATCAATCCGACAGACTACCCCGAACTGAGACATTCGGGAGGGATGATTCAGCTTCGTGTCAATGGGATTGCAGATCCTCTCATCCTTATCCGACAAAAAGACGCTTATCAGGCGTTTTCAGCTATTTGCACGCACTTGCGCTGTTTTGTTAGACCCTCAAGCCACTTCCTATTGTGTCCCTGTCATGGATCGATG
This sequence is a window from Gemmatimonadota bacterium. Protein-coding genes within it:
- a CDS encoding Rieske (2Fe-2S) protein; amino-acid sequence: MSRSECESHLTRREFLATSHVLVASVASACATASVYRIGTTDGRVLINPTDYPELRHSGGMIQLRVNGIADPLILIRQKDAYQAFSAICTHLRCFVRPSSHFLLCPCHGSMFDLEGNAVRGPADQPLARYKTKMSAEGIEISIG